The segment AGAGACTATTATTCATCAACCCGAGGGTGACAGCGCCCTCCAGCTTCGTAGGGCGCTTGTACTGTATGTCTAGAACCGAGGAGAGCCGGTCGCCATAGTGCGCATCGAAGGCTCCCGCCGAAAAGTAAACCCGCTCCACCAGATCGGTATTGACAAAGCTCAAACCCTCTTGCTCGGCTGAGCGCACCAATAGCGGACGGTACACCTCGATGCCGTTAACGTAGACGAGGTTCTCATCGAAGCTGCCCCCACGCACATTGTACTGCGTGCTCAGCTCGTTGTGCTGCGTGACCCCCGCATAGGTCGCCACCATCGACTCGATGCTACGTGTCGGCGAAGCCTCCATGGCGAGCGTCTGTGTCGTGATCCGCTCCATACTGGGTGGACGCGCTTCGCCCCGCACTGTCACGGTACCTAAGGCTATAGCACTCTCACCCAGCATCGGGTTAAAGTGCATGTCTCGTGAGATACCCTGCGGGTACACTTGGCGCACCGTCTGATAACCGATAGAGCTGTAGGTGACCACCACGCTGTCGGTCGTCGGGGATAGCTCCAAGCGGTAAGCGCCCGTGAGGTCGCTCCAGGTGCCGATGGCCGTACCCTCGACACGTACCGAGGCAAACTCGATCGGCTCACGGTCACGATCTAAGACGTAACCTGTGAGTGCCACACGGTGGGGCGTCGCGACGGTCGTCGTGTCGGTCGTTGCGCCGGTCGACTGTCCTGTCGTCTGGCCGTAAAGAGCCAGCACGCTACCCTGTAGTAGGAGGCAGAGCAGTAAGACGATGTGGTAAAGTGATCTCATCGCTTACAAAGGTAGACAAAAGTCGCAAGTTGTGAGCGATGAGATCTCTAGTTTCAAAGCTGAAGATCAGCGAAGAGACGTTTACTTGACAGGGCGCAAGGCGCGCATAGCATTGAGCACAGCGAGGACGGTCACGCCTACATCAGCGAAGACCGCCATCCACATGGAGGCTACACCGAGCAGCGCAAGGAGCAGTACCAATATCTTGATACCTATGGCAAACCAAGCGTTCTGGAGGACGATGCTGACCGTACGACGAGCGATCCGTATGGCGGTAGCGATCTTGAGCGGATTGTCGTCCATGATTACCACGTCGGCTGCCTCTATGGCAGCGTCAGAGCCTAGGCCGCCCATAGCGATACCCACATCGGCGCGCGCTAGGACAGGCGCATCGTTGATACCGTCGCCTACGAAGAGGACGGTGCCACGAGCTGGCTGCTCGAGGATCGTCACGAGGCGTGCCAGCTTGTCCGCAGGGAGCAGATCCGCGTAGTACTCGGTGATGCCCACCTGCTGCGCCACCTCACGGGCCACCTCCTCGTGGTCGCCTGTGAGCATGACTAGCTGGCGAATGCCTAAGTGGCTCAGCTCTTCGATCGTTTGTTTAGACTCCTCCTTGATGGTGTCAGACACGACGATATGTCCCGCATAGTTGCCATCGATAGCGGCGTGTACGATGGTGCCCGCATGGTCACAGGGCTGCCACTTAGCCCCGATGGACTCCATCAGCGCTACGTTGCCTACGTGAATTTCAGAGCCGTTGACACGTGCCTTGATTCCTCGCCCGGCCAACTCCTCGACCTCCTCGATAGAGCAGTCGTCTTGTTCGTTGGGGTAGGCGTTACGCAGCGAGGTTGCGATCGGGTGTGTGGAGTGACGCTCCACGTGAGCTACCATGTGCAGCAGATGGTTCGCCTCGCAGTCTGTCGGATGCACCGCATTGGCGGTAAAAGAGCCTTTCGTCAGGGTGCCTGTTTTGTCAAAAAGGACGGCACGCGCCTTGGCCAAAGCGTCCATATAGTTGGCTCCCTTGACCAAGATACCAGCCCGTGAAGCGCCTCCGATACCGGCAAAGAAGGAGAGCGGGATAGAGATGACTAGAGCGCAGGGGCAGGAGATGACTAGGAAGGTCAGCGCACGGTACAGCCAGGTGGCGAAGTGGTCGGTGAAGCTGCCCGTCAGAAGTGGCGGTATGAAAGCGAGCAGGAGCGCTACGATCACCACAACAGGAGTGTAGATCCGGGCGAAGCGACGTATGAAAGTCTCGCTCCGTGACTTATGATCGGTAGCGTGCTCGACCATCTCGATGATCTTAGAGGCGGTGGAGTCGCCTGCGGTCTTGGCGACACGGACGGTGAGCAGACCCGAGAGGTTGACGCAGCCAGACATCACCTCGTCCTCGACAGCAACGCTGCGGGGTACGCTCTCGCCGGTGAGTGCGACCGTATTAAGAGCTGAGGAGCCCTCCACGATGAAGCCATCAAGTGGAACCCTTTCGCCAGGCTTGATGATGATGGTCTCGCCCACGGCTACCTCCTCAGGTGCAACTGTCTGCTCGACTCCGTCACGCAGCACGTGTGCCGTGTCGGGACGTATCTCGAGAAGGTGGGAAACGGCACGACGACTCTTGCCCTCGGCGTATCCCTCGAAGAGTTCGCCTAGCTGGAAGAAGAGCATCACAAAGACCGCCTCGGGGAACTGCGCCTCGGCACCCGGCAGGAAGCCTATGCAGAGTGCCCCGATGGTGGCGATGCTCATGAGGAAGTGCTCGTCAAAGAGTTCGCCATGCGCCACCCCCTCGACCGCCTCGCCGAGCACGTCATACCCTATAATAAGGTATGGCACGAGGTAGAC is part of the Porphyromonas asaccharolytica DSM 20707 genome and harbors:
- a CDS encoding heavy metal translocating P-type ATPase; this encodes MKRKLIRIILTALLLIGAYIVERTCALPMWQLLLVYLVPYLIIGYDVLGEAVEGVAHGELFDEHFLMSIATIGALCIGFLPGAEAQFPEAVFVMLFFQLGELFEGYAEGKSRRAVSHLLEIRPDTAHVLRDGVEQTVAPEEVAVGETIIIKPGERVPLDGFIVEGSSALNTVALTGESVPRSVAVEDEVMSGCVNLSGLLTVRVAKTAGDSTASKIIEMVEHATDHKSRSETFIRRFARIYTPVVVIVALLLAFIPPLLTGSFTDHFATWLYRALTFLVISCPCALVISIPLSFFAGIGGASRAGILVKGANYMDALAKARAVLFDKTGTLTKGSFTANAVHPTDCEANHLLHMVAHVERHSTHPIATSLRNAYPNEQDDCSIEEVEELAGRGIKARVNGSEIHVGNVALMESIGAKWQPCDHAGTIVHAAIDGNYAGHIVVSDTIKEESKQTIEELSHLGIRQLVMLTGDHEEVAREVAQQVGITEYYADLLPADKLARLVTILEQPARGTVLFVGDGINDAPVLARADVGIAMGGLGSDAAIEAADVVIMDDNPLKIATAIRIARRTVSIVLQNAWFAIGIKILVLLLALLGVASMWMAVFADVGVTVLAVLNAMRALRPVK